From a single Maylandia zebra isolate NMK-2024a linkage group LG3, Mzebra_GT3a, whole genome shotgun sequence genomic region:
- the LOC143417007 gene encoding ladderlectin-like has protein sequence MMKLMTASALLFAMATLTTAAGEWYLVKKSPSCPCGWTEYYDQCFIYVAKPMSWAQAEINCQSMNANLASVQSLEEYQRIQKLISDATQQDGPAWIGASDAIKEKFWFWSDGTPLKYTNWCTGQPDNYQGIQNCAYVNWSDKKCWDDYGCEYVIPSVCAKKN, from the exons ATGATGAAGCTGATGACTGCTTCTGCACTTCTCTTTGCAATGGCAACCCTGACCACTGCTGCTG GAGAATGGTATCTTGTGAAGAAGTCCCCATCTTGTCCCTGTGGTTGGACTGAGTACTACGACCAGTGCTTCATCTATGTTGCTAAGCCCATGAGCTGGGCTCAGGCTGAG ATAAACTGTCAGTCCATGAATGCAAACCTTGCATCTGTGCAAAGCCTTGAGGAGTACCAGAGGATTCAGAAGCTGATATCTGATGCTACTCAGCAGGATGGACCTGCTTGGATTGGCGCTTCGGATGCAATAAAG GAAAAGTTTTGGTTTTGGAGTGATGGGACCCCTCTCAAATACACAAACTGGTGTACTGGACAGCCTGATAACTATCAGGGCATTCAGAACTGTGCATATGTAAATTGGTCAG ACAAAAAGTGCTGGGATGACTATGGCTGTGAATATGTTATTCCATCTGTCTGCGCCAAGAAAAACTGA